The following nucleotide sequence is from Aminobacterium mobile DSM 12262.
AAGTTCTGCCAACTGTTTTAGAAAGGGGAGACCAAATCCTACCCGACGCGTTGTGCGACTCGTGAAAAAAGGATCTGCCACCATTTGCAAAACATCCGCACTCATGCCTTTCCCGTTATCTCGAACTTCGAAATAAAACCACCCCCCACAACGATCTTCTGTCAATAGTATCTCCACTATGGACGCTCCAGCGTTCATACTATTCTCGGCTATATCCAGAAGATGTTGGGAAAAATCTTCCAACAACGAAAATTCCTCCCTGTCTAGTCCAGCGGAAGAAAAGTTCCGGCACGAAGAACGGAAAGGACCTCTTCATCAAGAACTTCTGCGTCTGTATATCTATCATGGGGCCCAATTTTTTGAAGGGCATCTTCATAATAAGAACGAATGTTGAGAGAGCCGAGAAGGACAAAAAAGCTCTCTTTATCCTCTTCAAGGAAACGATCGGTAAGAAGACCAAAAAGAATGGTCGCCGAGGAGAACCAGTTAAAAAGCTCTCTGCTCAGGGTCCATGCATCCTCGAAAAGAATGGAGAAATTGAAATCTTCCTCTTCTTCCTCACTCATCTCTTCCGGGTCTGGCTCAGGAATATAGCCAAGGATATAAAAAGGGATGTTAGGACCAACTTTAAACGCATCCCATAATGCTTTGTAAGAAGCACGGTTTGCACCAGATAGCATAAACGTAGATATCGCAACAGCATGTTGTCTGGCTGGAGTCACTTCATCATCGCCCATAGCTTGTTCCAGAACTTCTCCAAAACGTTGAAGATCTATAAGGCAACGATATACAAGAGTTTTTCCTAGAGTGAGGTTTTCGGAATCGTAAGAAACTATGTCTTGTGCTACTTCTAAAGCTTCTTCCGTCCTAGCCTCAGATAGAAGAGCAAAGCCAAGTCGTTGAAGCAGACCAATATAAAGAATGCCCTCTTCTTCGTCCATAAGAGACTCGCTCCCCAAAAGACCAGCTTCTTCAACTGCCTGCCGAAGCGGACCACGGGCTTTTTGCAGAAGCTCAAGTTTCTCTTCTGAGTAGTCTAGTGAATCTGCAAGCAGAATGAGAGCTTCTGGGTTATCTGAATCCATCTCAAGAATTTGCCGTGCGAAAGAAGCTATCTCCTCTAGATCCTCACTTTGATACGCTCTATCAAGTAATTCCTCTATTCGTTCTATTTCTGATTCTGAATACGACATATAGGCTCCTCCCAATTTCAAATAAATACTGTTAGCTTTTGTTCAAACAGTTTAAGCGAAAAAGTAGATCTCCGTCAATTATGGAACATCTTGCACGATAGTTTATATCAGCTTAAGATACAATAATATATAGCTCACGTCGAAAGGAGAGATGAAGATGAATTTGCGGGAAAAACATGCACGATACGGCATTTCAATTATAGTCACATTAGCGTTCCTTCTATGGAGTGGAATATGTGCTCCGCAACAGGCCTTGGCTAAAACACCAGAGCAGCGCATATCTGGAGCTGTAAAACTGCTTCATGAAATGCAGGAACAATCTGATGTAGGAACTATGGCTGATCTACTGGAACAAGCAAAAGGGGTGGCTATTTTCCCCTCCGTTATTAAAGCAGGATTCGTTTTTGGCGGGAAATATGGTGAAGGCTTGGTTCTTCGAAGAGATACTGCTTCGGGAAGATGGTACGGCCCTAGTTTTGCCACTATCGCCGGAGCATCGTGGGGACTTCAGATAGGGGCTGAATCCATAGGTCTGGTCCTCGTCATCACCAACGAGCGCGGACTTGAAGGTTTCAAGGGGAACAATTTTAAGCTTGGGGGAGATATTGGCGTAGCCGCAGGCCCAGTTGGACGGCGCGGAGAGCTCGGAACAGATATTAAATTAAAAGCTTCTATTTATAGCTACTCCATAGCAAAAGGACTTTTTGCAGGCATGTCTTTAGAAGGGGCAGCGGTGAATGTAGATGACAACGCCAACCATGTGTATTGGGGGAAAACTATAACAGCGGCTCAGGCCCTCGATCGTCGAGCATCGAGTGCAAAAATACAGCCTTTGATCCAGGCTCTTAATAAGCTTATTAAAGAGGCAAAATAAAGGGCCCTTTCCGCAGGAAAGGTTCTCCATACGATCTATATAACGAATCCCAGCTACTGAGAAAATAGCTGGGATTCGTTTTTAAGATAAAAGGAATGAAGGGA
It contains:
- a CDS encoding lipid-binding SYLF domain-containing protein, which translates into the protein MNLREKHARYGISIIVTLAFLLWSGICAPQQALAKTPEQRISGAVKLLHEMQEQSDVGTMADLLEQAKGVAIFPSVIKAGFVFGGKYGEGLVLRRDTASGRWYGPSFATIAGASWGLQIGAESIGLVLVITNERGLEGFKGNNFKLGGDIGVAAGPVGRRGELGTDIKLKASIYSYSIAKGLFAGMSLEGAAVNVDDNANHVYWGKTITAAQALDRRASSAKIQPLIQALNKLIKEAK